The Bradyrhizobium sp. WBAH42 genome includes a window with the following:
- a CDS encoding tripartite tricarboxylate transporter TctB family protein — protein MADTMGHSATATRNTRLALGFCLLAIAPQIFELIWSIGTIFGWGTGRGPAAVVTSHATALLAGAPSAIFGSFGGGAKKMSSEVLLALIYSYPLFAVAILTVFMTIRSAQDYVGGVVLMALALFALWASSDLQGMRGFSFGAGTAPRMFGGLLVALSAGVALTGLITEGPALAHYSWRGPLFVMAAILFFALAIRPLGLVVTAFASFMIAATGSHETRWLEAAIVGACLTLGCAILFPYVLGLPMPMFPRFLIQ, from the coding sequence ATGGCCGACACGATGGGCCACTCAGCGACAGCCACCCGAAACACCCGGTTGGCGCTCGGCTTTTGTCTGCTGGCGATTGCGCCGCAGATTTTCGAATTGATCTGGTCGATCGGGACGATCTTCGGCTGGGGGACCGGCCGCGGTCCGGCGGCGGTCGTCACCAGCCACGCGACAGCGCTGCTGGCCGGCGCGCCCAGTGCCATCTTCGGATCGTTCGGCGGCGGCGCTAAGAAGATGTCGTCCGAGGTGCTGCTGGCGCTGATCTATTCCTATCCGCTGTTTGCGGTGGCGATCCTCACGGTGTTCATGACCATCCGTTCGGCGCAAGACTATGTCGGCGGCGTCGTGCTGATGGCCCTTGCCCTGTTCGCGCTGTGGGCGTCGAGTGATTTGCAAGGCATGCGTGGCTTCTCCTTCGGTGCAGGCACTGCGCCACGTATGTTCGGCGGGCTGCTGGTTGCCCTGTCTGCCGGCGTCGCGTTGACCGGCCTGATCACGGAGGGACCGGCGCTTGCCCATTATTCCTGGCGCGGGCCGCTGTTCGTGATGGCGGCGATCCTGTTCTTCGCGCTGGCGATCCGGCCGCTCGGCCTCGTGGTCACGGCTTTTGCCAGCTTCATGATCGCGGCGACGGGTTCGCACGAGACGCGCTGGCTGGAAGCGGCCATCGTCGGCGCCTGCCTGACGCTCGGCTGCGCAATCCTGTTCCCCTACGTGCTCGGGCTGCCGATGCCGATGTTTCCGCGTTTCCTGATCCAGTGA
- a CDS encoding DUF4169 family protein translates to MGNVINLNRFRKRVEREASAKQADANRAKFGRTKAERSSEAKQADQAKEHLDQHRIDREEQP, encoded by the coding sequence ATGGGGAACGTCATCAACCTGAATCGTTTCAGGAAGCGCGTCGAGCGGGAAGCCTCGGCGAAGCAGGCGGACGCCAACCGGGCGAAATTCGGGCGCACGAAGGCGGAACGGTCGTCCGAGGCGAAGCAGGCGGACCAGGCCAAGGAGCACCTGGACCAGCACCGGATCGATCGCGAGGAGCAGCCATGA
- the fumC gene encoding class II fumarate hydratase has protein sequence MDVLMAKASRSNTARPATRTETDSFGPIEVPADRYWGAQTERSRQNFRIGTDRMPISLVHALGMVKLAAAQSNLELGLLDQRRANAIVRAAREVIEGKLDDHFPLVVWQTGSGTQSNMNLNEVIANRANELLGGELGAKKPVHPNDHVNMSQSSNDSFPTAMHIAAASRINVDLVPALAELLRALRKKEKEFSKIVKIGRTHTQDATPLTLGQEFSGYAAQVESGIARLKLAVKDLYPLAQGGTAVGTGLNSKPRFAKLFAKHVAGITKLPFTSAANKFEALASNDAYVLAHGAINSVATGLFKIANDIRLLGSGPRSGLGELILPENEPGSSIMPGKVNPTQCEAMTMVCCQVFGNHTAITVAGSQGHFELNVYKPVLAYNMLHSIRLMADAARSFTEHCVSGIRADEKRIKELMERSLMLVTALAPKIGYDNAAKVAKTAHANGTTLKEEALRLGFVSAEEFDRLVRPEKMTTPG, from the coding sequence ATGGATGTGCTCATGGCCAAAGCTTCCCGCTCGAACACCGCCCGCCCGGCGACCCGCACCGAGACCGATAGTTTCGGTCCCATCGAGGTGCCCGCCGATCGCTATTGGGGGGCGCAGACCGAGCGGTCGCGCCAGAATTTCCGCATCGGCACCGACCGCATGCCGATCTCGCTCGTGCATGCCCTCGGCATGGTCAAGCTCGCCGCCGCGCAGTCCAATCTCGAACTCGGACTGCTCGATCAGCGCCGCGCCAATGCCATCGTCCGCGCCGCGCGCGAGGTGATCGAGGGCAAGCTGGACGATCATTTCCCCCTTGTCGTGTGGCAGACCGGCTCGGGCACGCAGAGCAACATGAACCTCAACGAGGTGATCGCCAACCGCGCCAACGAGCTGCTCGGCGGCGAGCTTGGCGCCAAGAAGCCGGTGCATCCCAACGATCACGTCAACATGAGCCAGTCGTCGAACGATTCCTTCCCGACCGCGATGCACATCGCGGCGGCAAGCCGCATCAATGTCGATCTCGTCCCTGCCCTCGCCGAGTTGCTGCGCGCGCTGCGCAAGAAAGAGAAGGAGTTTTCGAAGATCGTGAAGATCGGCCGCACCCATACCCAGGATGCGACGCCGCTGACGCTCGGTCAGGAATTCTCCGGCTATGCCGCGCAGGTCGAAAGCGGCATCGCCCGGCTCAAGCTCGCGGTGAAGGACCTCTATCCGCTGGCGCAGGGCGGCACCGCCGTCGGCACCGGCCTCAACTCGAAGCCGCGCTTTGCAAAACTGTTCGCAAAGCATGTCGCCGGGATCACCAAGCTGCCCTTCACCAGCGCCGCTAACAAATTCGAGGCGCTGGCCTCGAACGACGCCTATGTGCTGGCGCATGGTGCCATCAATTCGGTCGCGACCGGCCTGTTCAAGATCGCCAACGACATCCGACTGCTCGGCTCCGGACCGCGCTCGGGCCTCGGCGAATTGATCCTGCCGGAGAACGAGCCCGGCTCCTCGATCATGCCGGGGAAGGTCAACCCGACCCAGTGCGAGGCGATGACCATGGTGTGCTGCCAGGTGTTCGGCAATCACACCGCGATCACGGTCGCCGGCAGCCAGGGCCATTTCGAGCTCAACGTCTACAAGCCGGTGCTGGCCTACAACATGCTGCACTCGATCCGCCTGATGGCGGATGCCGCGCGCTCCTTCACCGAGCATTGCGTCAGCGGCATCCGAGCCGACGAGAAGCGCATCAAGGAGTTGATGGAGCGCTCGCTGATGCTGGTGACGGCGCTGGCCCCGAAGATCGGCTACGACAACGCCGCCAAGGTGGCCAAGACGGCGCATGCCAACGGCACCACGCTGAAGGAGGAGGCGCTGCGGCTCGGCTTCGTCTCGGCCGAGGAGTTCGACCGCCTGGTGCGCCCCGAGAAGATGACCACCCCGGGATAA
- a CDS encoding FeoA family protein, giving the protein MTDSTDTRSHMPLGLAQRGYTGVIQHLAAKQADSALSDVELESRLIELGFVEGARVEILHEGLVGRDPIAVRVDSITIAVRRREAMAIIVA; this is encoded by the coding sequence ATGACCGACAGCACTGATACGCGTTCGCACATGCCGCTGGGTCTGGCCCAGCGCGGCTATACCGGCGTCATCCAGCACCTCGCCGCCAAGCAGGCGGACTCGGCGCTTTCGGACGTCGAGCTCGAGAGCCGCCTGATCGAGCTCGGCTTCGTCGAGGGCGCCCGGGTCGAGATCCTGCATGAGGGGCTGGTCGGGCGCGACCCGATCGCGGTACGCGTCGACAGCATCACGATCGCGGTCCGCCGTCGCGAAGCCATGGCCATCATCGTCGCCTGA
- a CDS encoding ferrous iron transporter B: MEAPLLHLALVGTPNSGKTSLFNALTGSRQKVANYPGVTVERKEGFFVTPLGRQVSVVDLPGTYSLRGRSPDEEITRDFVLGKASGETLPDLVLCVADSTNLRLTIRLLLELKRTGRPMILVLNMFDIASRRGINVDVERLVKELGVPVVTSIAVRKGGTADLLKLTDEISAKLAAEPQDNIWRALSVSELRATQREADRIIADCVSLPARPDTWTARIDAVVLHPVGGLIVLALILFVMFQAVFAWAQPAMELLKSGFDSLGELVQATLPDGLLQSFLQNGVISGVGSVIVFLPQIILIFLFILLLEDFGYMARAAFLMDRIMGGAGLHGRAFIPLLSSFACAIPGIMATRVIDNKRDRLTTILIAPLMTCSARIPVYTLIISAFIPAKDIWGFINLQGLVMFGLYAAGIISALVVSFLIKFFMLRDFAPAPFMLELPDYKMPRLKSIVIGIYTRAKMFLQRAGTTIFSMMVLIWFLASFPQPPAGATGPAIDFSLAAMIGKALAPLLAPVGFNWQIAVALIPGMAAREVAVAALGTVYAIEGGKEAAEQIGQVLATKWSLATALSMLAWYIFAPQCASTLAVIRRETGSWAWMGVTFAYMLVLAYAASLVTYNVAVALGAG, encoded by the coding sequence ATGGAAGCACCCCTGCTGCATCTCGCCCTGGTCGGCACGCCCAACAGCGGCAAGACCTCGCTGTTCAACGCGCTGACCGGCAGCCGGCAGAAGGTCGCGAACTATCCCGGCGTCACGGTCGAGCGCAAGGAAGGCTTCTTCGTCACCCCGCTCGGCCGCCAGGTCTCCGTGGTCGACCTGCCCGGCACCTATTCGCTGCGCGGCCGCAGCCCGGACGAGGAGATCACCCGCGACTTCGTGCTCGGCAAGGCCTCCGGCGAGACCCTGCCCGATCTCGTGCTGTGCGTGGCCGATTCCACCAATCTGCGCTTGACCATCCGCCTGCTGCTGGAGCTGAAGCGCACCGGGCGGCCGATGATCCTCGTGCTCAACATGTTCGACATCGCAAGCCGCCGCGGCATCAATGTAGACGTCGAGCGGCTCGTTAAGGAGCTCGGCGTGCCCGTGGTCACCTCGATCGCGGTGCGCAAGGGCGGCACGGCCGACCTGCTCAAGCTGACCGACGAGATCTCGGCCAAGCTTGCCGCCGAGCCGCAGGACAACATCTGGCGCGCGCTCAGCGTCAGCGAATTGCGCGCGACCCAGCGCGAGGCCGACCGCATCATCGCCGACTGCGTCAGCCTGCCTGCTCGCCCCGACACCTGGACCGCACGGATCGACGCCGTCGTGCTGCATCCGGTCGGCGGGCTGATCGTGCTCGCGCTGATCCTGTTCGTGATGTTCCAGGCGGTGTTCGCCTGGGCGCAGCCGGCGATGGAGCTGCTGAAGTCCGGCTTCGACTCGCTCGGGGAGCTGGTGCAGGCCACGCTGCCTGACGGCTTGCTGCAAAGCTTCCTGCAGAACGGCGTGATCTCCGGCGTCGGCAGCGTCATCGTGTTCCTGCCGCAGATCATCCTCATCTTCCTGTTCATCCTGCTGCTGGAAGATTTCGGCTACATGGCGCGCGCGGCGTTCCTGATGGACCGCATCATGGGCGGCGCCGGGCTGCACGGCCGCGCCTTCATTCCGCTGCTGTCGAGCTTTGCCTGCGCCATTCCCGGCATCATGGCGACGCGCGTCATCGACAACAAGCGCGACCGGCTGACCACGATCCTGATCGCGCCGCTGATGACCTGCTCGGCGCGCATTCCGGTCTATACGCTGATCATCTCCGCCTTCATTCCGGCCAAGGACATCTGGGGCTTCATCAATCTGCAGGGCCTCGTGATGTTCGGCCTCTATGCCGCCGGCATCATCAGCGCGCTCGTCGTCTCGTTCCTGATCAAGTTCTTCATGCTGCGCGACTTTGCGCCGGCGCCCTTCATGTTGGAGCTGCCGGACTACAAGATGCCGCGGCTGAAATCGATCGTGATCGGCATCTACACCCGCGCCAAGATGTTCTTGCAGCGCGCCGGCACCACGATCTTCTCGATGATGGTGCTGATCTGGTTCCTGGCCTCGTTCCCGCAGCCGCCCGCGGGCGCGACCGGGCCGGCCATCGACTTCAGCCTCGCTGCGATGATCGGCAAGGCGCTCGCGCCCCTGCTCGCCCCCGTCGGCTTCAACTGGCAGATCGCGGTTGCCCTGATCCCGGGCATGGCGGCGCGCGAGGTCGCGGTCGCGGCGCTCGGCACCGTCTATGCGATCGAGGGCGGCAAGGAAGCGGCCGAGCAGATCGGCCAGGTGCTGGCGACGAAATGGTCGCTCGCGACCGCGCTGTCGATGCTGGCCTGGTACATCTTCGCCCCGCAATGCGCCTCCACGCTCGCCGTGATCCGGCGCGAGACCGGAAGCTGGGCCTGGATGGGGGTCACCTTCGCCTACATGCTGGTGCTGGCCTATGCGGCGAGCCTCGTGACGTACAACGTCGCGGTCGCGCTGGGCGCGGGCTAG
- a CDS encoding GNAT family N-acetyltransferase, which translates to MDHFSTDRLTAERLREDHLADLVALHRDAEVSRFLGGVRTPEVTSAYLATNMAHWDQHGFGLWTLRRKDGAFAGRAGIRHILVDDVDEIEIAYAFKREFWGQGFASEIATALTDIGLLQLALPSLIGIVYIGNAASRRVLEKSNYLLERSANRHGNDVVIYRIRR; encoded by the coding sequence GTGGACCATTTCAGCACCGACCGCCTGACCGCCGAGCGGTTGCGCGAGGATCACCTCGCCGACCTCGTCGCGCTGCATCGCGATGCCGAGGTCTCCCGTTTTCTCGGCGGGGTGCGGACGCCCGAGGTCACGAGCGCCTATCTTGCGACCAATATGGCCCATTGGGACCAGCACGGCTTCGGGCTCTGGACACTGCGAAGGAAAGACGGGGCCTTTGCCGGACGGGCCGGCATCCGGCACATTCTCGTGGACGATGTCGACGAGATCGAGATCGCCTACGCATTCAAGCGCGAATTCTGGGGCCAGGGATTTGCAAGCGAGATCGCGACCGCGCTGACGGACATCGGACTATTACAGCTTGCGCTGCCCTCCCTCATCGGCATCGTCTATATCGGCAACGCTGCATCCCGCCGTGTGTTGGAGAAATCGAACTATCTGCTCGAGCGAAGCGCGAACCGTCACGGCAACGACGTCGTGATCTACCGCATCCGACGGTGA
- a CDS encoding ATPase domain-containing protein, which produces MTVQSAAVPGCDPKDSPRISTGSDGLDDILGGGLDANRMYLYEGRPGTGKTTIALQFLLRGVRDGERVLYISLSETKRELTVVAQRHGWSLDGVDIFELVPPETTLDPERELTVFHPAEMELSETTGLIFKEVERINPTRVVLDSLSELRLLAQNPLRYRRQVLALKHFFTNRNCTVVLLDDLSSSQDDLQLHSIAHGVVMLEQLAIDYGAERRRLRVIKMRGIRFRGGYHDFTIETGGLRIFPRLVAAEHHKTFIGEFTPSGNAELDQLLGGGLERGTNALLIGAAGVGKSSIALTFAISAAARGEHAVFFAFDEGRGTVEARARTLGLALDEHLDAGRIRFQQIDPAELSPGEFAANVRRSVERDNARIVVIDSLNGYLNAMPDERFLILQMHELLSFLAQQGVLTILILAQHGLVGPTDTNLDISYLSDAVLMLRYFELGGTVRRALSVVKKRSGDHEHTIREFRLTSAGIKLGPPLRDFSGIFSGTPHYTGPAMAEGIAE; this is translated from the coding sequence ATGACCGTTCAATCCGCGGCTGTTCCAGGCTGCGACCCGAAGGACTCGCCGAGAATTTCGACCGGCAGCGACGGTCTGGATGACATCCTGGGCGGCGGGCTCGATGCCAACCGGATGTACCTTTATGAAGGCCGGCCGGGCACTGGCAAGACCACGATTGCGCTCCAATTCCTTCTCCGCGGCGTGCGGGACGGCGAACGTGTTCTCTACATTTCTCTCTCCGAGACCAAACGCGAGCTCACTGTGGTGGCGCAGCGGCACGGCTGGTCACTGGACGGCGTCGACATCTTCGAGCTGGTGCCGCCGGAAACGACGCTCGATCCCGAGCGCGAGCTGACGGTTTTTCATCCCGCCGAGATGGAGCTGAGCGAGACCACGGGTCTGATCTTCAAGGAGGTCGAACGGATCAATCCCACCCGCGTGGTGCTCGACAGCCTGTCCGAATTGCGGCTGCTGGCGCAGAACCCACTTCGCTACAGGCGCCAGGTTCTGGCCCTGAAGCACTTCTTCACCAATCGCAACTGTACCGTCGTGCTGCTCGACGATCTTTCATCGTCCCAGGACGATCTGCAGCTGCATTCGATCGCGCACGGCGTGGTGATGCTCGAGCAGCTGGCCATCGACTACGGTGCCGAGCGGCGGCGGCTTCGCGTGATCAAGATGCGCGGCATCCGTTTTCGCGGCGGCTACCACGATTTCACGATCGAAACAGGAGGCTTGCGGATATTCCCACGTCTGGTCGCGGCCGAGCACCACAAGACGTTTATCGGCGAGTTCACGCCCAGCGGCAACGCCGAACTGGATCAGTTGCTGGGAGGCGGTCTCGAGCGCGGCACCAACGCGCTTCTGATCGGAGCCGCCGGCGTCGGCAAGTCGTCCATTGCGCTCACCTTTGCGATTTCAGCAGCGGCACGCGGCGAGCACGCCGTGTTCTTCGCCTTCGATGAAGGTCGCGGCACGGTGGAGGCGCGCGCCCGAACGCTCGGCCTCGCCCTCGACGAGCATCTCGATGCCGGCCGCATCCGCTTCCAACAGATCGATCCAGCCGAGCTCTCACCCGGTGAATTCGCGGCCAACGTGCGCAGGAGCGTCGAACGCGACAACGCCCGCATCGTCGTTATCGACAGCTTGAACGGCTATCTCAATGCAATGCCGGACGAGCGGTTTCTCATTCTGCAGATGCACGAGCTGCTGAGCTTCCTGGCGCAGCAAGGAGTTCTCACCATCCTGATCCTGGCTCAGCATGGGCTGGTTGGGCCAACGGACACCAACCTCGATATCAGCTATCTGAGCGATGCGGTCCTCATGTTGCGCTATTTCGAGCTCGGTGGAACGGTGCGGCGCGCCTTATCCGTCGTGAAGAAGCGCAGCGGCGACCACGAGCATACGATCCGCGAATTTCGGCTCACAAGTGCCGGCATCAAGCTCGGTCCGCCACTTAGGGATTTCAGCGGCATTTTTTCCGGCACCCCTCATTATACCGGCCCGGCGATGGCGGAAGGTATTGCTGAATGA
- a CDS encoding SspB family protein → MATDHIRYDVLARDALRGVLRKVLTDAAAHGLPGEHHFFITFVSKAEGVKLSPRLLAQYPEEMTIILQHQFWDLTVLEDRFEVGLSFGGIPERLVVPFSAIKSFLDPSVKFGLQFDTSDVAEVAPDNLPAAPAPSAVSVPAPAAEKAEAADEPTPPSQGGAEVVRLDRFRKK, encoded by the coding sequence ATGGCGACCGATCATATCCGATACGATGTGCTGGCCCGCGACGCGCTGCGCGGCGTGCTGCGGAAGGTGCTGACCGATGCCGCGGCCCATGGCCTGCCGGGCGAGCACCATTTCTTCATCACCTTCGTGTCCAAGGCCGAGGGCGTGAAGCTGTCGCCGCGGCTGCTCGCGCAATATCCGGAGGAGATGACGATCATCCTCCAGCACCAGTTCTGGGACCTGACCGTGCTCGAGGACCGCTTCGAGGTCGGCCTGTCCTTTGGCGGCATTCCGGAGCGGCTGGTGGTGCCGTTCAGTGCGATCAAGAGCTTCCTTGATCCGTCCGTGAAGTTCGGCCTCCAATTCGACACCTCCGACGTCGCCGAGGTCGCGCCGGACAATCTGCCGGCAGCGCCTGCGCCATCGGCCGTATCGGTCCCGGCACCTGCCGCGGAGAAGGCGGAAGCTGCCGACGAGCCAACCCCGCCGAGCCAGGGCGGCGCCGAGGTCGTGCGGCTCGATCGTTTCCGCAAGAAATGA
- a CDS encoding tripartite tricarboxylate transporter permease: MDIFANLAHGFAVAFSPINLLMCLIGALVGTLVGVLPGIGTIATVAMLLPITFGLPPVGALIMLAGIYYGAQYGGSTTSILVNIPGEATSVVTAIDGHQMAKQGRAGPALAIAAIGSFFAGCVATVLIALLGAPLTKLALAFGPAEYFSLMVLGLIFAVVLAKGSVLKAIAMIVFGLLLSMVGSDIETGASRMAFNIPELADGLGFATVAMGVFGFAEIIRNLDHGAEMNRDLVQQKITGLMPTRKDLADATPPILRGTVLGSILGILPGGGAVIASFAAYTLEKKLSKTPSRFGRGAIEGVAGPESANNAAAQTSFIPLLTLGIPPNAVMALMVGAMTIHGIVPGPQVMQKQPDLVWGMIASMWIGNLMLIIINLPLVGIWVRLLRVPYRLMFPSIVIFCAIGIYSVNNAPVDVILAGVFGLVGYWLIKHDFEPAPLLLGMVLGPLMEENLRRALLISRGDWSVFLTRPLSAVLLAVAASLLVLTVLPVLRAKRDEVFTESEN, translated from the coding sequence ATGGATATCTTTGCCAACCTCGCTCACGGCTTCGCCGTCGCGTTCTCCCCGATCAACCTCCTGATGTGCCTGATCGGCGCCCTCGTCGGCACGCTGGTCGGCGTTCTACCTGGCATCGGAACCATCGCGACCGTTGCCATGCTGCTGCCGATCACCTTCGGACTGCCGCCGGTGGGCGCGCTGATCATGCTCGCCGGCATCTATTACGGCGCGCAATATGGCGGTTCGACCACGTCGATCCTGGTCAACATACCCGGTGAGGCGACATCGGTCGTGACCGCCATCGACGGTCACCAGATGGCCAAGCAAGGCCGTGCCGGCCCGGCGCTGGCGATCGCCGCGATCGGCTCGTTCTTCGCCGGCTGCGTCGCGACCGTCTTGATCGCATTGCTTGGCGCACCGCTGACGAAACTCGCGCTGGCGTTCGGCCCGGCCGAATATTTCTCGCTGATGGTGCTCGGTCTGATCTTCGCGGTCGTGCTGGCCAAGGGCTCGGTGCTGAAGGCGATTGCGATGATCGTGTTCGGCCTCTTGCTGTCGATGGTCGGCTCTGACATCGAGACCGGCGCCTCGCGCATGGCCTTCAACATTCCGGAGCTCGCCGACGGACTCGGCTTTGCGACGGTGGCGATGGGTGTGTTCGGCTTCGCCGAGATCATCCGCAATCTCGACCACGGCGCCGAGATGAACCGCGACCTCGTGCAGCAGAAGATCACCGGCCTGATGCCCACCAGGAAGGACCTGGCCGATGCGACGCCGCCGATCCTGCGCGGCACCGTGCTCGGCTCGATCCTCGGTATCCTGCCTGGCGGCGGCGCGGTGATCGCGTCCTTCGCGGCCTATACGCTCGAGAAGAAGCTCTCAAAGACCCCGTCCCGGTTCGGCCGCGGCGCGATCGAGGGCGTGGCGGGACCGGAGAGTGCCAACAACGCCGCGGCACAGACCTCGTTCATTCCGCTGCTCACGCTCGGCATCCCGCCGAACGCGGTGATGGCGCTGATGGTGGGTGCCATGACCATCCATGGCATCGTGCCCGGTCCGCAGGTGATGCAGAAGCAGCCGGATCTCGTCTGGGGCATGATCGCCTCGATGTGGATCGGCAATCTGATGCTGATCATCATCAACCTGCCGCTGGTCGGAATCTGGGTGCGGCTCTTGCGCGTGCCGTACCGGCTGATGTTCCCCTCGATCGTGATCTTCTGCGCAATCGGCATCTATTCGGTGAACAACGCGCCGGTCGACGTCATCCTCGCCGGCGTGTTCGGTCTCGTCGGCTATTGGCTGATCAAGCACGATTTCGAGCCGGCGCCGTTGCTGCTCGGCATGGTGCTCGGACCGCTGATGGAGGAGAACCTGCGCCGGGCGCTGCTGATCTCGCGTGGCGACTGGAGCGTGTTCCTGACGCGTCCGTTGTCGGCGGTGCTGCTTGCGGTCGCGGCGAGCCTGCTTGTCCTGACGGTGCTCCCCGTGTTGCGCGCCAAGCGCGACGAGGTGTTCACCGAGTCCGAGAACTGA
- a CDS encoding ribbon-helix-helix domain-containing protein: MKSPVVKRSIVVAGHKTSVSLEEAFWNGMKEISGLRNMTLSELVGEIDNNRQQGNLSSAIRLFVLDYFKSRAMAAQPDKVPAQ; this comes from the coding sequence ATGAAGTCGCCGGTCGTGAAACGGTCGATCGTCGTCGCCGGCCACAAGACCAGCGTCAGCCTGGAAGAGGCGTTCTGGAACGGCATGAAAGAGATCTCCGGCCTGCGCAACATGACGTTGTCCGAGCTGGTCGGCGAGATCGACAACAACCGCCAGCAGGGCAATCTGTCGTCGGCGATCCGTCTCTTCGTCCTGGACTACTTCAAGAGCCGCGCCATGGCCGCCCAGCCGGACAAGGTCCCGGCCCAGTAG
- a CDS encoding ATP-binding protein: MTVGRDHHVLVFAPIGRDGPAAAELFRGSGLEAVNCRDLDELVTEMSAGVGAVFVAEEGLFGKDTAPLAKWIAGQPPWSDLPFVVLTSHREQPAVVAWRRSIVELLRNVSLLERPVQPITLTSTIQSALRARGRQYEIRALLEAREQTAQELEKLVIERTKALEEANKQLRLEIEERARVEETLRQAQKIEAIGQLTGGVAHDFNNLLMVISGGLDMLERQTDPARRRRLMDGMIQAAQRGASLTKQLLAFSRRQKLRPEPVDVAAQIGGMRELLDRSLRGDVHVEFDFPEQLWPVEVDPGELELVILNLAVNARDAMPNGGTIIVHGENLPDLNDGEISGDYVRLSVVDTGVGMPAEIMSRVFEPFFTTKDIGKGSGLGLAQVHGFATQSRGTVRIRSEVGRGTSIELYLPRSFETPSGERHLIDLTRVRPKKSNQGQILLVEDDNEVAALVSEMLGQLGYDVTRASSAAAALGALADGRPIDLIFSDIMMPGGMNGVELAREIRKRRSDIPVLLTSGYAEASVHEAETAGIAILAKPYHIDELAAALSAAKSSLRRDAGAKRSNSC; this comes from the coding sequence ATGACCGTCGGGCGAGATCACCATGTTCTCGTCTTCGCCCCAATCGGCCGCGACGGCCCAGCCGCTGCGGAGCTCTTCCGTGGCTCCGGCCTTGAAGCCGTCAACTGCCGCGATCTGGATGAGCTCGTCACCGAGATGAGTGCCGGGGTGGGTGCCGTTTTCGTTGCCGAGGAAGGTCTGTTCGGGAAGGACACGGCGCCGCTCGCGAAGTGGATCGCGGGCCAACCGCCATGGTCCGACCTCCCTTTTGTCGTCCTCACCAGCCACCGGGAGCAGCCTGCGGTGGTCGCCTGGCGGCGCAGCATTGTCGAGCTTCTCCGCAATGTTTCGCTGCTCGAACGCCCGGTTCAGCCGATCACTCTGACCAGCACCATCCAATCCGCACTGCGGGCACGCGGACGTCAATACGAGATCCGGGCGCTGCTCGAGGCGCGCGAGCAGACCGCGCAGGAGCTCGAAAAGCTGGTGATCGAGCGGACCAAAGCGCTGGAGGAGGCCAACAAGCAGCTTCGCCTCGAAATTGAAGAGCGCGCACGCGTGGAGGAAACACTTCGCCAAGCTCAGAAGATCGAAGCCATCGGCCAGCTCACCGGCGGCGTGGCGCACGACTTCAACAATCTCCTGATGGTGATTTCCGGCGGCCTCGACATGCTCGAACGCCAGACTGATCCGGCCCGCCGTCGCCGCCTGATGGACGGGATGATCCAGGCGGCACAGCGCGGGGCAAGCCTGACCAAGCAACTTCTGGCATTCTCACGGCGGCAGAAGCTCCGGCCGGAGCCCGTCGACGTCGCCGCGCAGATCGGCGGCATGCGAGAACTGCTCGATCGCAGCCTGAGGGGTGACGTCCATGTCGAATTTGACTTTCCGGAGCAGCTATGGCCGGTGGAGGTCGATCCCGGCGAGCTCGAACTGGTCATTCTCAACCTGGCCGTCAACGCCCGCGACGCCATGCCCAATGGCGGCACAATCATCGTGCATGGCGAAAATCTACCCGACCTGAACGATGGGGAGATTTCCGGCGACTACGTTCGCTTGTCGGTCGTCGACACCGGTGTCGGCATGCCCGCGGAAATCATGTCGCGGGTGTTCGAGCCGTTCTTCACGACCAAGGACATCGGCAAGGGGTCGGGACTTGGACTCGCACAGGTCCATGGATTTGCAACGCAGTCGCGGGGCACGGTGCGAATTCGATCGGAGGTCGGCCGCGGCACGAGCATCGAGCTGTATTTGCCGCGATCCTTCGAGACTCCTTCCGGCGAGCGACACCTCATCGACCTCACCCGGGTGCGCCCGAAGAAGAGCAATCAGGGGCAGATCCTGCTGGTGGAGGACGATAACGAGGTTGCCGCGCTGGTCAGCGAGATGCTCGGCCAGCTCGGTTACGACGTCACCCGCGCCTCCAGCGCCGCGGCAGCGCTTGGTGCCCTGGCGGACGGCCGTCCCATCGATCTGATCTTCTCCGACATCATGATGCCGGGCGGCATGAACGGGGTCGAGCTTGCGCGCGAGATCAGGAAGAGACGAAGCGACATACCGGTATTGCTGACCAGCGGATACGCCGAAGCCTCGGTCCATGAAGCGGAGACCGCGGGCATTGCAATATTAGCCAAACCCTATCACATCGACGAGCTCGCGGCAGCCTTGTCCGCGGCGAAGTCAAGTCTTCGGCGCGATGCAGGCGCCAAACGCTCGAACTCCTGCTGA